The genomic region AAAAACACTGGAGGAAAGCGACTGCAAACTTTGATCCTTGAAATTAACCATCACGTTTTTGGATTGAAATTCTTGATGCGCCAGATCGGTCAGCTTGGAAATATTACCTAAAGTGAAAAGTTTGTTAATAATGATCGGCAATAATTGTTTCATGATTGCTTTGCGGTTTTGCGTATCAATATCCGGGTTCATGATATATTGCTTTTCGACCACTTCTTCCAATTTGAGAAAACCGTTATCTGAATTGAGCTCTACGTTGTAACCAGGCACGCTGATTGGTCCGGTCAATTTCAAAATATCATTGAGCACGGTGGCATTGACCGCAATCACGCCATCAAAATCTCCAGTTCCCCGGCCACTCAAGCGATAAAAATATTCGGCCTTAGCAACATTAGTGGGAAAATCCGGTGAGAAATTAGAATCGCGGAATTTCCAATTTTTGAGTTGCATCATCCGTTCGAAGGGATAGGGAGTCGGGATTTTCGCCTTGATCCGTTGATCTAAAAGATTGGCATCTTCGAAATAGGACGAAACGACTTCGCCATCTTTTATTTTAATGATGGCATATTGCCCCAAAAAGCCTCCACCAGGACGCAATTCCATATTGTTTTGCAAAAGAAGCATAAAAGTTTTTGTCGTTCCGTCTTTTTTAGTGAAATTCTCCACTAGCGTATTTAAAACGGACAACTCTTTTTGCTCATCCTTAGTGATCGGCAAAAGACCGGAAATTTTATTCAATGCCGACAAGGTTTTCACGCCAATAATCTGTTTATTGCTTTTCACAAAAGAAAAGATAAAAAAGCAGACTAAGATGAAAACGACAAAAAAACTCAACCGGATCACGTTTTTTTTACGCAGAAATCTTTTTAGGGCTAAAAAGAACCGCACGCGAAAACCTCTGGATCGCCCAGGCTCAAAACTTATTTTTGACATAAAGTAATAATTTTCTTTTTATGATAAAGAGAAAACTTGTTTTAAATCTTAAAAAATACATCCAAAACTCCTGCTAAATATTAGCACTTTTAGTCTAAACTGTCCAACCATGCCAACCAATAATACTTACCTAGAGAATCATCAGTCCACGAAAAGTCCACTTGGTGATGCTGGCGGAGTGGCATCGCTTTCGTTAGAAACATATTCATAGGCGCCGATATCCCAATTAGCGCCTTGCGGACGGGAGACGCCAGCCTTATCGACGATAAAATAGCCCGCCAGACTGACACCATGATCGATGGCGGGAGATCCGCCTTGCGGCTTGAAATTTCCATCAAGTAATGGGCTTCCTGTTCTACTATTCAATTCGAATGTCTCATGCGCTACTTTCCAGGTTGGCAAATCCAACTGAGACCAACTTCCGTTAAGAAACGTCTCTCCCGAAGAGAATAAATTATAGTCAGATTCAGTGACACTACTAGCGCTGGAAAAGGGACCGATGGCTAGTCCGCCATTGTTAAATAAATTATTTTCAACAACCGCGTCGGTGACACCTCCCAATTCTATGGCCGTCACTCCGTCAGCAGAAATGAAGGTATTATTGACAATCAACGCGCCGTCATCCTGCTTCAGATAAATCATGCCATTTGAACAGATTCCGGGGTTAACATCCATGACAAACAAGTTATTATAATATTTGGGACCAATAATGGGCCCTTCGCCAAATAAGGCTGTGGTTGTATTTGTGCCACATGCGCCGTGATAGTAATTATTGTAAATTTTAAGTCCGGTGACTTGAGTGTTTGTGTGTGCAGCAAAGACGTGGGTCAAATCAGTATGGATAGTTGGTGCGCCGCTCCACTTTAGCCCCCGACTCAAGTCATTGTTATATATTTGAACATTTTCAATCGATGAATCCACATAGCCAGACCCGACGGTGATAGCTACCGCGCTGTCGGAAATAGCATTATTATAGACACTAACATTGGCAGAAACTCCGCCATACCAGGAAAAATATACCACTTTATTTCCGTCATGAACCACATTATCATGAAATGAGATGTCATTAAGTACTCCGCTAAATTCAGCTGCCGTTCCATAGGCATTCTCCTCCGTTCCCTCTTCTCGGACATACATATTGGAAAATGTCATATTTTTAACTTCCCAATGAGACGGATTACCGGAAACATTAAGAAAAGTAGAATTGACCGAATTGCCAAGACCAGTTCCATTATCCGTATTTTCAATAGTCCCATTTTCTCCACCATCAATAACTATGTAATTTTTCCCATCGGCATAAATGGACGACAACTCCGCCGTTCCCCAGGCGGCCTGGGACAATTTCGCTCCTGGATCGAAAAAGATAGTTATCACATTACCATCCGATCCACTAGCTTCCACTACCAGAGTTGATGAGATCGTTCCGCACAAATGTACTGTGTCCCCAGGACCGATTTTGCTTTCAGCTTTGGGATTAGACCAATTGCCAGATGTATTAAACCAACTGATCGCATGCGCATTAACACAATCTGCGCCAGTATCAAAGCCGGATGTATTTTGGGTGATATAAAAATCCGCCGCGTGAGAATTTTTCGCCCAGCCGAAAAAGCCGTAGAATATTATTATGACGAAAAAGATTTTTAGTTTGTGTTTATGCATTTTTTGTTTCTATGGCTTCAAGTGAAATAACCTGGATTTTTACTGCAAAAAATCCAGCTTTTTGGCTGACTTAATTATACCACAAATTCAGGAAAAATTCCGGCTGATATTTTTCACGACGCTGATGTTTTAATAAATTTGTTTTGATATAAAATACTAGCGCTCTAACAGCCACCTCCAAAGTGGAATGAATTGAATTTTTCTATCTTTATACACCTCCTCACCATCTTCATCCCAAGTTACGACAACGAGTTTGTTGCAATTAAGCTCCTTGCTTGATTTGACCAAAGCCGACAATTCTCTTTCTTTGGTTTCAATATTTTTCAAGTCGTAGCAAACCTGGATAAGCTCAGTTACTTTATTGTTTTTTCTGATCAGAAAATCCACTTCACCGCCATTTTCATTTATATAAAAATACGTCTCCTTATTTTTCATTTTCAAATCCAAAAAAACCAAATTTTCCAGCATCCGGCCTGAATTGGGAGAATTTTGAAAAGAAATCGCATTTATCATGCCATTGTCGATGCAATAGATTTTTCTCGCACTGTTTAGCTGTTGTTTTAATTTGAAAGAAAAGGGCAAAAGTTCAAAGATT from Parcubacteria group bacterium harbors:
- a CDS encoding choice-of-anchor Q domain-containing protein; this encodes MHKHKLKIFFVIIIFYGFFGWAKNSHAADFYITQNTSGFDTGADCVNAHAISWFNTSGNWSNPKAESKIGPGDTVHLCGTISSTLVVEASGSDGNVITIFFDPGAKLSQAAWGTAELSSIYADGKNYIVIDGGENGTIENTDNGTGLGNSVNSTFLNVSGNPSHWEVKNMTFSNMYVREEGTEENAYGTAAEFSGVLNDISFHDNVVHDGNKVVYFSWYGGVSANVSVYNNAISDSAVAITVGSGYVDSSIENVQIYNNDLSRGLKWSGAPTIHTDLTHVFAAHTNTQVTGLKIYNNYYHGACGTNTTTALFGEGPIIGPKYYNNLFVMDVNPGICSNGMIYLKQDDGALIVNNTFISADGVTAIELGGVTDAVVENNLFNNGGLAIGPFSSASSVTESDYNLFSSGETFLNGSWSQLDLPTWKVAHETFELNSRTGSPLLDGNFKPQGGSPAIDHGVSLAGYFIVDKAGVSRPQGANWDIGAYEYVSNESDATPPASPSGLFVD
- a CDS encoding DUF4012 domain-containing protein, with protein sequence MSKISFEPGRSRGFRVRFFLALKRFLRKKNVIRLSFFVVFILVCFFIFSFVKSNKQIIGVKTLSALNKISGLLPITKDEQKELSVLNTLVENFTKKDGTTKTFMLLLQNNMELRPGGGFLGQYAIIKIKDGEVVSSYFEDANLLDQRIKAKIPTPYPFERMMQLKNWKFRDSNFSPDFPTNVAKAEYFYRLSGRGTGDFDGVIAVNATVLNDILKLTGPISVPGYNVELNSDNGFLKLEEVVEKQYIMNPDIDTQNRKAIMKQLLPIIINKLFTLGNISKLTDLAHQEFQSKNVMVNFKDQSLQSLSSSVFWTGEMAQDWSGDYLMMVDANMGALKTDYYIKREITYDIDLTTEKPTVNLEILYKNTAPYGDWRTSDYHTYMRLYLPKGATLLERVMMNNISAGEDFGKSWIGFMGHVLIGGQTDVKIKYELPAEFPRDNYKLLIQKQSGVSDIPVKVHVKTKDGEFNQEQIMNSDLNFEVKEETKQ